In Anaerolineales bacterium, a genomic segment contains:
- a CDS encoding glycosyltransferase family 39 protein: MIANLLWREWLRRRGYRLFPLVVLLVAAVVRFYHLDAQSLWNDEGNTLRLIQRSLPNLIAAANRDIHPPGYYLLLKGWSAFTGETEFALRAFSVFAGILSVAAMIALGHRLHAPGVGVLAGLIVALNGFGVYYSQETRMYALLQGVAALALWLFVVWVGRGGRFDRWLVGFAILNAAGLYTHYSYPFVMLAEGMLFVLWWVGWISGRGNRKDARSVSAFTPLMMFIGANVLTLALFAPQAPAAIQQITGWNQVGRSVDTGGGLGMALQWLTLGSTYPPRETPSVYGWVVVFALAGALPDWLRRPHLPHWWRRLFPIMTLIVILSVFFALGLFREANLKFLLPAQLAFALLIGRGIWLLWEIGSPSPALPLEMIPRLMAGFGLLALANAYGVGLTNLYTNPAYARDDYRRMAALIAAEGRPGDAVILDAPNQTEVFTYYYRGDLPLYPLPVGLGGDDAATEREVRAVIAAHQRLFVLYWGEGERDPNRVVEKMLGSLTFEIDSAWYGDVRFVRYAALPTILEQAPVDARFGESIRLLRAGVSERTVRGGSVLGVGLTWTTDSPLTKRYRVTVQLLRPDGTILAQRDGEPGNNMALTTLWQAGVEVADSHGLIIPPGTPPNEYRLIVAVYDLEPPYARLPAVGGGDMVTLGIIEVQGE; the protein is encoded by the coding sequence ATGATCGCCAACCTCCTATGGCGGGAATGGCTGCGGCGGCGCGGCTATCGCTTGTTCCCTCTGGTGGTTCTGCTCGTCGCCGCTGTCGTGCGGTTTTACCATCTTGACGCGCAGTCGTTATGGAATGATGAGGGAAACACGCTTCGCCTGATTCAGCGCTCGCTCCCCAATCTGATCGCGGCGGCAAACCGCGACATTCACCCGCCGGGGTACTATCTTCTCTTGAAGGGGTGGAGCGCCTTCACTGGAGAGACGGAGTTTGCGCTGCGGGCGTTCTCGGTATTCGCTGGCATCCTAAGCGTCGCGGCGATGATCGCCCTTGGGCATCGTCTTCATGCGCCGGGGGTGGGCGTTCTCGCTGGTTTGATCGTCGCTCTGAACGGGTTTGGCGTCTATTACAGCCAAGAGACGCGAATGTATGCGCTCTTACAAGGAGTGGCAGCGCTTGCGCTCTGGCTGTTTGTTGTGTGGGTGGGGCGCGGCGGACGCTTTGATCGCTGGCTAGTTGGCTTTGCTATCCTCAATGCGGCGGGACTTTACACCCATTACAGCTACCCTTTCGTCATGCTGGCAGAAGGAATGTTGTTCGTCCTGTGGTGGGTGGGGTGGATCAGCGGCAGGGGAAACAGGAAGGACGCACGGTCTGTATCCGCGTTTACTCCACTGATGATGTTTATTGGGGCAAATGTGCTGACGCTTGCTCTTTTTGCCCCACAAGCACCCGCCGCCATTCAACAAATCACGGGTTGGAATCAGGTAGGGCGGAGCGTCGATACCGGCGGAGGGCTTGGCATGGCGCTCCAATGGCTGACGCTTGGCAGCACCTACCCACCCCGTGAGACGCCCTCGGTGTATGGGTGGGTCGTCGTCTTTGCCCTTGCCGGAGCGCTGCCCGACTGGCTGCGTCGCCCGCATTTGCCCCACTGGTGGCGACGTCTGTTTCCGATAATGACCCTTATCGTGATCCTGAGTGTTTTTTTTGCGTTAGGGCTTTTTCGAGAGGCAAATCTGAAGTTTCTGCTGCCAGCACAGCTTGCCTTCGCGCTGCTCATCGGGCGGGGAATTTGGCTCTTGTGGGAGATCGGTTCGCCCTCACCAGCGCTCCCTTTAGAGATGATCCCACGCCTGATGGCGGGGTTCGGGCTGTTGGCTCTTGCCAATGCCTATGGCGTGGGCTTGACGAACCTGTATACGAATCCCGCCTATGCCCGTGATGATTATCGCCGTATGGCAGCGCTAATCGCGGCGGAAGGTCGCCCCGGCGATGCGGTGATTCTCGATGCGCCGAATCAAACGGAAGTGTTCACCTACTACTATCGGGGCGACCTCCCGCTCTACCCTCTCCCTGTGGGGTTAGGGGGGGACGACGCGGCGACAGAACGTGAGGTTCGGGCGGTGATTGCCGCCCATCAGCGCTTGTTTGTCCTCTATTGGGGCGAGGGGGAGCGTGATCCGAACCGCGTGGTTGAAAAAATGCTTGGGTCGCTAACCTTTGAGATCGATTCGGCATGGTACGGGGATGTCCGCTTTGTGCGCTATGCCGCGCTGCCGACGATCCTTGAACAAGCGCCTGTCGATGCTCGCTTTGGCGAGTCGATCCGGCTGCTTCGGGCGGGGGTGAGTGAACGCACCGTGCGGGGAGGAAGTGTCCTCGGCGTGGGGTTAACCTGGACTACCGATAGTCCTCTCACGAAACGCTATCGGGTGACGGTACAACTCTTGCGCCCCGACGGCACCATTTTGGCGCAGCGGGACGGCGAACCGGGCAACAACATGGCGCTGACGACGCTTTGGCAAGCGGGTGTGGAGGTTGCCGACTCACACGGGCTGATTATCCCGCCGGGGACCCCACCCAACGAGTATAGGCTGATCGTCGCCGTCTATGATTTAGAGCCACCCTATGCCCGTCTACCTGCTGTCGGAGGGGGAGATATGGTCACTCTTGGGATAATAGAGGTGCAGGGGGAGTAA
- a CDS encoding pantoate--beta-alanine ligase produces the protein MRVITTIEELHAMRTALMGTLGFVPTMGFLHEGHLDLVRRAVGENDQAGVSIFVNPTQFGKNEDFAAYPRNLENDLALLEKAGVGFVFAPSVEVMYPTGFQTYVEVMGVSQGLEGASRPGHFRGVATVVAKLFNLVRPSRAYFGQKDAQQVAVIRRMVSDLAMPVTIIIVPTVREPDGLAKSSRNVYLAPTERAAAPVLYQALSAARRRYEEGERHPDALRTVMGAVLATEPRAEVVYLSAADAETLSELSTPTERPILLSLAVRIGRTRLIDNLTLETAGG, from the coding sequence ATGCGGGTAATCACAACCATTGAGGAACTGCACGCCATGCGCACCGCCCTTATGGGGACGCTTGGCTTTGTACCAACAATGGGCTTTCTGCACGAGGGGCATCTAGACCTTGTGCGGCGGGCGGTGGGGGAAAATGATCAGGCGGGGGTGTCGATCTTCGTGAACCCCACCCAATTTGGCAAAAACGAAGATTTCGCCGCCTATCCGCGCAATCTGGAAAACGATCTCGCCCTCTTAGAGAAGGCGGGGGTTGGCTTCGTCTTTGCCCCCTCGGTAGAGGTGATGTACCCCACAGGCTTTCAAACCTATGTGGAGGTGATGGGCGTTTCGCAGGGGTTGGAAGGGGCAAGCCGTCCGGGGCATTTCCGGGGGGTGGCAACCGTTGTGGCGAAACTGTTTAACCTTGTCCGGCCAAGCCGCGCCTATTTTGGGCAAAAAGACGCCCAGCAGGTCGCCGTGATCCGGCGGATGGTGAGCGATCTCGCCATGCCCGTCACGATTATCATCGTGCCAACGGTGCGTGAGCCGGATGGCTTGGCAAAAAGTTCGCGGAATGTTTACCTAGCACCCACCGAACGCGCCGCCGCGCCTGTGCTTTATCAGGCGTTGAGCGCCGCCCGTCGCCGTTACGAGGAAGGGGAGCGCCACCCGGATGCCCTCCGCACTGTGATGGGTGCGGTCTTAGCTACCGAGCCGAGGGCGGAGGTGGTGTACCTAAGCGCCGCTGACGCCGAAACGCTGAGCGAACTCAGTACGCCGACGGAGCGCCCAATCTTACTCTCCCTGGCGGTGCGCATCGGACGGACGCGACTGATTGATAATCTGACGTTGGAGACAGCCGGGGGGTGA